ACGTGCTAGCCCTCGCTCGCTTACATTACCTATCTTTAAATCAAAAATATGCGTAAAGAACCCAGCATCATTTAAGCCTTTAACAACGTCACGCTCGTCAATTGCGAAGTTGACATTGTCCTTACCGGCCCCATAAATAACTCCTGGGACTAAACCTTGACGGCGCAAGGCTTGTGAACCTCCACGTCCAATGTTTTCCCGAGACTGAACACGCATTGTTGCTGTTGTCGTCATTGCTTTTCTCCTTAAAAAAACCTTTGCTCATCCATTAAATCGTTGGGACAAATTTTGCAACCTATTTTTGATTAATAAGACAATAATTACGCATTTTAAACCAATTTAGACCATTCCATTGACAGTGATCGTTTAGTTTTAACCTATAGACCTTGATTAACAGACTGATGACATGAAAGGGCCTCTGCTTCGATAAAACCGACTTTTCCAATTGACTTTTCTGTGTCTGCTTCCTATTTTAAAATTATGAATTTAAAAATGTTCAGAATCATTATTTCTCAGATTATTATCGGCCCTCGGCGCCGATAAACCTTTCTTTTTTCAAAAAATATCGTATATCTCTCATTAAATTAAGAAACAGGATTTTGTATGTCTTCTGTCCGTTTAAAAGCGCTTCCATGGCTTATGTGGTCTTTACCTCTCGCCTTTTTCGCTTATCAATTCATTTTACGTCTCTGGCCTAGTCTTTTAATGCAACAAATTATGGAGCAATTTTCCATTGAAGCCACGGCTTTCGGGTTCCTGTCAGCCATGTATTATTTTGGCTATGCGAGTATGCAAATTCCTGTGGCTATATTACTCGATCGTTATGGAGCCAAACTCATTATTGCTCTCTGTGCAATCCTATGCGGACTCTCAATCTTCCTCTTTACTTTTACGAACCAATGGGGACTTGCTCTTTTAGGTCGTTTCTTGATTGGCGCTGCTTCTGCTGTTGGGTTTTTAGGGGTATCTAAGGCCGTTTCTTTATGGTTTCCCTTAAATCGTTATTCTACCATGATTGGGCTAACATTCACTTTTGGACTTTTAGGAGCGCTCTATGGAGGCAAGCCCGTCAATTATATGATTGATACCTTGGGCTGGCAAAAAGTCGCTAGCATTATTGCTTTATTTGGTATTGCGTTAGGTTGCTTTATCTTTATTTTTTTAAAAAACCCACCAACTGCTAAAATCCACAAAAATAAAATCACGCTGAAAGATTTACAAAAAACTCTAAAATCTCCAGCTCTCATTTGGCTCGCTGTCGCTAACTTATTAATGGTGGGCTCCTTAGAAGGCTTTGCCGATGTTTGGGGAATTAACTATCTTATATCTGCTTATAAACTTGAGAAAAGTCAGGCAGCCGGCTTGGTTTCGTTCATATTTATAGGTATGTTATTTGGAGGCCCCCTCCTCGCTTTCTTAAGTACACATTGGGGTGTGTACAAAGTGATCATTCTATGCAGCCTCGGTATGGCTGGCCTTTTTATCGGAATGCTTCTTGGCACCAGTACAATGAACACCTTTGGATTAAGCGCACTATTTTTTTGTATTGGTATTCTGAGTTGTTACCAAGTCTTAGTTTTTACAGCAGGGTCAAATCTCATGCCTGCAGCTTTACTAGGGGTAACAGTCGCTTTTTTGAATTGCATTAATATGTTAGGAGGATCTTTCTTTCATACGATCATTGGGTTCTTTATGGATCTCTTTTGGAGTGGGGATATGGCGAATGGTGCACGCGTATACACGACACAATCTTATGCTTATTCTTTGTTAACGATTCCCGTCTGCTCAATTTTTGGTGGCAGTATCGTTTATGGAATGCAGAAACTAAAAAGCTCCGCACTCACTACTTAATTAAAAAGACTAGAGACAGATTGTTCGGTCGCAATACGCTGTATAGTATCTCCTAAGAGGGGCGCTAAAGGAAGATATTCAATCTTTTTTGAGCGTTCCTTAGTGTCATGCATATAAATACTATCGGTAATGGACAGCTTGCTTAGAGGTGACGTCTCTATTTTTTTCAGAGCTTCACCCGAAAGCACCCCATGGGAAACGTATGCTTCAACCGTTGTTGCGCCTGCTTCTATAAGAGCACTTGCTGCATTACAAAGTGTTCCTGCAGAATCAACAATATCATCAATCAAAATACAATTGCGTCCAAGCACATCCCCAATCACGTTCATCACCTCTGAAACACCAGCGTGTTCTCTTCTTTTATCGATGATTGCAAGCTCAGCTTCAACACGCTTAGCCACAGAGCGTGCACGCACAACGCCTCCCACATCAGGAGAAACAATCACAAAGGATTTATCCTTAAAACGCTCTTTGATGCTATGACTAAACAATGGAGCGGTAAATAAATTATCAACGGGAATATCAAAAAACCCTTGGATTTGACCTGCATGCAAATCACAAGTAACAACACGATCGGCGCCCGCTTGAGTGATTAAGTTTGCCATGAGTTTTGCTGAAATAGGTGTTCTTGGTCCAGTTTTTCTATCCTGACGCGCATAACCAAAATATGGGACAACAGCCGTGATCCGTCTCGCCGACCCTCGTTTTAACGCATCCAATAAAATCAATAATTCCATCACATGATTATTGGCTGGATAAGAGGTAGATTGAATGACAAACACATCTTCACCACGAACACTCTCATGAATTTCAACACTAATCTCGTGATCTGCAAAGCTTTTGACACTCGCTTTGGTCAATGCTATTCCTAATGTGCTGGCCACATTTTGAGCTAGAGGAAAATTGCTATTGCCGGTGATGAGTTTCATCGTTAGATCTTTAGTTTATATTTGGCTTCTTCTCTTGAAAATTAGCAATGTTTCAAGAAATTGTAAACGTGTTTAACTCATTATACTTAGGGTAGTTATAGCTCATGGTCCTTAGAAAAAATTTTATTTTTGGTTTCTTATTTTGCGCTCTTTTTGGACTCACTGGTTGTGGTGACAGCAGTGACAAAAATAAAATTCGAGAAGTCAAAGGTCTTGAAAAGACTCTTACCATGGTTACGTCAGCTGATAACCCACCCTACGAATATTTTGAAGGAGGGGATGCTGGAAAAATCATTGGCTTTGACATTAATCTCG
The sequence above is drawn from the Candidatus Nucleicultrix amoebiphila FS5 genome and encodes:
- a CDS encoding MFS transporter produces the protein MSSVRLKALPWLMWSLPLAFFAYQFILRLWPSLLMQQIMEQFSIEATAFGFLSAMYYFGYASMQIPVAILLDRYGAKLIIALCAILCGLSIFLFTFTNQWGLALLGRFLIGAASAVGFLGVSKAVSLWFPLNRYSTMIGLTFTFGLLGALYGGKPVNYMIDTLGWQKVASIIALFGIALGCFIFIFLKNPPTAKIHKNKITLKDLQKTLKSPALIWLAVANLLMVGSLEGFADVWGINYLISAYKLEKSQAAGLVSFIFIGMLFGGPLLAFLSTHWGVYKVIILCSLGMAGLFIGMLLGTSTMNTFGLSALFFCIGILSCYQVLVFTAGSNLMPAALLGVTVAFLNCINMLGGSFFHTIIGFFMDLFWSGDMANGARVYTTQSYAYSLLTIPVCSIFGGSIVYGMQKLKSSALTT
- a CDS encoding ribose-phosphate pyrophosphokinase, whose product is MKLITGNSNFPLAQNVASTLGIALTKASVKSFADHEISVEIHESVRGEDVFVIQSTSYPANNHVMELLILLDALKRGSARRITAVVPYFGYARQDRKTGPRTPISAKLMANLITQAGADRVVTCDLHAGQIQGFFDIPVDNLFTAPLFSHSIKERFKDKSFVIVSPDVGGVVRARSVAKRVEAELAIIDKRREHAGVSEVMNVIGDVLGRNCILIDDIVDSAGTLCNAASALIEAGATTVEAYVSHGVLSGEALKKIETSPLSKLSITDSIYMHDTKERSKKIEYLPLAPLLGDTIQRIATEQSVSSLFN